From the genome of Daphnia pulex isolate KAP4 chromosome 12, ASM2113471v1:
AGGCGTTCTTTCCCAGAAGAGATGGCCGGAAAAACTGGGAGTCGATAGACCGGTTCCAGATTTCCGATCAAATTTTGGATGCGCTCCATCAGCGGATCTGGAATGTAGtcgattttcaaaatgaaaactctGGCGCGCTTTTCACAATTGGACAGAGGTCGGGACTCGATTTCCGCCATGTCGAACATGCCCATCTGGTTGCCTTTCAACATTAGACAAATTGCGTCAATCTCACTCCGTCGCAGGATCAGCCATTCCACCATATCGGACAGGAGCATGCCATCGGCAATTGTTTTGATGTCGTTGGAAACCTGTTCCTGGATGCACTTTTTGGCGATGAGATTGACATTGAATTGCATTATCTCGTTTTCGATGGGTTCCAGCAAGTCGACGAATTGGCAAATGGCTCTTTCGAACGGAGGGACTCGATTGAGAAACGGATGCTTGGCTATTCTTCGACTCTCTTTCATGATCCAGTGCCACTTCCGTTCGACTTTCAGCCTCTTATCCGTCAATCTGTCCAGCAAAATTCGAGTTTCAATCTGTTTGGGGATGAGACGGCGGACGATGTAAATGGGACGCCATAATTTGGCGGGTTGATTATCTTCTTTGAAATTAATAACGTCTCTCAGGAACTCACAGGTTTGTCGGAACGGAATCTCTGTCGGTTGAATATCTTCCAGACTGCTGAGAATTCGACAAGACACTTTGTCTAGTTCAGCTGGCGGCTCGGTGTTGATGGCATTGGGTCCGATAATTCGATCGAAATAAGCTTTGGCTACCAGGTAGATATTTTCTTCGGCGCTCTCCTTGGATTCTCGTCGCCAATCGACGGTTCTGCTCATTGTGCAAATCAGCTCCGCTCCGAAGACGACTTGCTCCACCAAATGGGTGGCCCATCCGCCGCTGTCTAGCTGATAGTCGTACATTTTAGAATTGAAGAAATGTTGATCGAGAGTCTCTGTCCTCCGAACGACACGGAAAAAGACGCTGACTGTCGCTTCATTTTCATCGCCTTCTGACGGATTGGCTCTCATGAAATCGGCGAACCAAAGGTGATTCAAGTCCACCGACCCTTGCTCGATGCTCTCCTTCAAGTGTGAATTAATTCCAAGTAAAgaagatttgaatttggcgggctggttgaagaaaaagtagcGTTCCGTTTCCGGAATCAATTTGTGCTCGATGTGTATGGCATCACCCGGGACTAAAATGCCACCTGTTTTTTCGGAGAAATAATAACCAATCGAgggtaagaaaaatataattcaatttaCTTTTCAAGATGTTATCGGTGTAGTAGTTGTAAAGGTCTCCAACCAGCACGTCGCGACCCAAAGCGGAAACCGATATCCGAGAAGAATCCATTTTTAGTCACTTATTAAATTAACTTATTGTTATTCCAGTAACCTGGACAGCACTGAAGCGACTGGAATCCGCTGGCAAACTGATGCCAAGTGACGACAATGGCCACACGACGACCGATAGGTGCtctggaaacaaacaaaagg
Proteins encoded in this window:
- the LOC124208676 gene encoding uncharacterized protein LOC124208676, with the translated sequence MDSSRISVSALGRDVLVGDLYNYYTDNILKSGILVPGDAIHIEHKLIPETERYFFFNQPAKFKSSLLGINSHLKESIEQGSVDLNHLWFADFMRANPSEGDENEATVSVFFRVVRRTETLDQHFFNSKMYDYQLDSGGWATHLVEQVVFGAELICTMSRTVDWRRESKESAEENIYLVAKAYFDRIIGPNAINTEPPAELDKVSCRILSSLEDIQPTEIPFRQTCEFLRDVINFKEDNQPAKLWRPIYIVRRLIPKQIETRILLDRLTDKRLKVERKWHWIMKESRRIAKHPFLNRVPPFERAICQFVDLLEPIENEIMQFNVNLIAKKCIQEQVSNDIKTIADGMLLSDMVEWLILRRSEIDAICLMLKGNQMGMFDMAEIESRPLSNCEKRARVFILKIDYIPDPLMERIQNLIGNLEPVYRLPVFPAISSGKERLGIISRAFHGFSEEARWCSNEQYSYYQIGLVPASSTPLEDGTIKTILYPAIEVSPTCLPAAQSSPMGSEKNGQDDHHQLLCLPIANIPQNSNVPKKTLTVSNQSDNPYEKVAYFLLKSILMISPETFDDDNNV